One genomic window of Ornithorhynchus anatinus isolate Pmale09 chromosome 10, mOrnAna1.pri.v4, whole genome shotgun sequence includes the following:
- the MACIR gene encoding macrophage immunometabolism regulator: protein MEVDVGGDPRTAVPALPFPGAEAGAPGKTEAERPRCSSTPCSPIRRTVSGYQILHMDSNYLVGFTTGEELLKLAQKCSGGEENKGEGLAPLRSKPLDAGLARSSRLFKTRGRYYQPYEIPTLNGRRRRRMPSSGEKCTKSLPYEPYKALHGPLPLCLFKGKRAHSKSLDYLNLDKMSIQEPADTEVLQYQLQHLTLRGDRMFARNNT from the coding sequence ATGGAGGTCGACGTCGGCGGAGACCCCAGGACGGCCGTCCCGGCCCTCCCCTTCCCGGGGGCCGAGGCCGGCGCCCCCGGCAAGACGGAAGCGGAGAGGCCCCGCTGCTCCAGCACCCCGTGCTCCCCGATTCGGCGGACTGTGTCGGGCTACCAGATCCTCCACATGGATTCCAACTACTTGGTGGGCTTCACCACGGGGGAGGAGCTCTTGAAGTTAGCTCAGAAGTGCTCGGGCGGGGAAGAGAACAAGGGGGAAGGCCTGGCCCCGCTGCGCTCCAAGCCGCTGGACGCGGGCCTGGCCCGCTCCTCCCGCCTCTTCAAGACCCGTGGCAGGTACTACCAGCCCTACGAGATCCCCACGCTCAACGGCCGGCGGCGCCGCCGCATGCCCAGCTCGGGGGAGAAGTGCACCAAGTCCTTACCCTACGAACCTTACAAGGCCCTCCAcgggcctctgcccctctgcctgtTTAAGGGCAAGAGGGCTCACTCCAAATCCCTGGACTACCTCAACTTAGACAAAATGAGCATCCAGGAACCCGCCGACACGGAAGTGCTCCAGTACCAACTTCAGCACCTCACTCTCAGAGGGGACCGGATGTTCGCCAGGAACAACACATGA